The proteins below come from a single Rosa rugosa chromosome 2, drRosRugo1.1, whole genome shotgun sequence genomic window:
- the LOC133734647 gene encoding cyclic nucleotide-gated ion channel 1-like — MTRCLFFLFHKYVAILIFFPNMRGSNSLKTMTFLNSLIALQYLPRVYPIYVLFNEIINTQTIGDRRDRNPKWLSIVVDSKWSSIVVNMIGYIIASHIFGAFWYFFSIQREIQCWEHACRMENGCEFSTSCVRNTHRNLQFINEKCPINPPNKQVFDFGVFQDALQSDMPRSTNFSQKFLQCLSWGIRNMSSFGSNLNATSANGGENLLVVVFSICGLGLFMYLLGHVQTFMQKVSKSCTIRQKMKMTNIRSILNKYGLSDENHETERKIKLAVKDKLEEDDSHIVEDMFSILSLGEAENLAMEIKCNLFMDKLKKVDGLRDKGKEVLKKICEHFEPMIYSRGCYIIREGEPLDMMFFVTRGSVLTYATNNGGSNGSSGTIQLEIEKDGLYGKELLTWAEGCSSKLSNLPISTITVKSHNKVEVFALLATDLQRVVSNFPSQFNMGNILNIAVDNEMVN, encoded by the exons ATGACACGGTGTCTATTCTTCCTATTCCACAA GTACgttgcaattttaattttttttccaaacATGAGGGGCTCCAACTCTTTGAAGACAATGACGTTTCTCAACTCCCTTATTGCATTGCAATATCTTCCACGAGTTTACCCCATCTATGTACTATTTAATGAAATAATTAATACGCAGACCATTGGCGATAGGAGAGACAGGAATCCAAAATGGTTGTCAATCGTCGTCGATTCAAAATGGTCATCAATTGTCGTCAATATGATTGGGTACATTATTGCCAGCCAT ATATTCGGAGCATTTTGGTATTTTTTCTCCATCCAAAGAGAGATACAGTGTTGGGAACATGCTTGTAGAATGGAAAATGGATGTGAATTTAGTACTTCATGCGTTCGAAATACACACAGAAATCTCCAATTTATAAATGAGAAGTGCCCTATAAATCCACCAAATAAACAAGTATTCGATTTTGGCGTATTTCAAGATGCTTTACAATCCGACATGCCAAGATCAACCAATTTTTCACAAAAGTTCTTGCAGTGTTTATCATGGGGCATACGAAATATGAG TTCTTTTGGTTCAAACCTCAATGCTACCAGTGCAAATGGAGGGGAAAACCTGCTTGTGGTTGTCTTTTCGATATGTGGCTTGGGACTGTTTATGTATCTCTTGGGGCATGTGCAG ACATTTATGCAGAAAGTTAGCAAATCATGTACTATCCGACAGAAGATGAAAATGACTAATATACGATCCATACTAAACAAATATGGCCTGTCTGATGAGAATCATGAGACGGAGAGGAAAATCAAGCTTGCGGTAAAAGATAAACTTGAAGAAGATGACAGTCATATTGTGGAGGATATGTTTTCGATTCTTTCCTTAGGAGAAGCTGAAAATTTAGCTATGGAGATCAAATGCAATCTCTTCATGGATAAGCTCAAGAAA GTCGATGGGCTTAGAGATAAAGGGAaagaagttttgaaaaaaaTCTGTGAGCATTTTGAGCCAATGATCTACAGTAGGGGATGCTACATTATTCGAGAGGGGGAGCCACTGGATATGATGTTCTTCGTCACACGGGGCAGTGTACTCACCTATGCGACTAATAATGGTGGATCAAATGGTTCTTCAGGTACTATTCAACTTGAGATAGAGAAAGATGGTTTGTATGGTAAAGAGCTTCTAACTTGGGCAGAAGGATGTTCTAGCAAATTGTCCAACTTACCGATCTCTACCATAACTGTCAAGTCCCACAACAAAGTTGAAGTGTTTGCTCTCCTCGCCACCGATTTACAGCGTGTTGTCTCTAATTTTCCGAGTCAATTCAACATGGGCAATATCCTCAACATAGCTGTCGATAATGAAATGGTGAACTAA